A single Tuberibacillus sp. Marseille-P3662 DNA region contains:
- the fliH gene encoding flagellar assembly protein FliH, producing MTLSSKIIKQASTSGNVKQLNSILNLQSPEASMADHDERQKQQLANELRMLQDQHQSMKQQIADEYEAFQNQLEQDKQEHDRQCDQRQEQAKQKGYDQGYQQGEQQALDDYQAQVKLAQAMVERMEQDYADYLDQAEVDIVQIAVKLAEKILGDVLNESTDRWQAFLQTVIKETKEYDTIKLTVAPDDYGQTVAIKDALTEVTQGGRVLVYPDDQLVKGQCELETAFGKISAGLDTQLSNLKTQLLTLMESSYENSD from the coding sequence ATGACATTGTCGTCTAAAATTATCAAACAAGCCAGCACCTCAGGTAACGTTAAGCAACTGAACAGCATCTTGAACCTACAGTCACCGGAAGCCTCTATGGCTGATCACGATGAACGGCAAAAACAGCAGTTGGCGAACGAGCTTCGCATGTTGCAGGATCAACACCAAAGCATGAAGCAGCAAATCGCGGATGAATATGAGGCTTTCCAAAACCAGCTTGAACAGGACAAGCAAGAGCACGACCGTCAGTGTGACCAACGGCAGGAACAAGCAAAACAAAAAGGCTATGACCAAGGCTATCAGCAGGGGGAACAACAAGCGCTTGATGATTATCAAGCACAAGTGAAATTGGCTCAAGCAATGGTTGAGCGTATGGAACAAGATTACGCCGACTATTTGGATCAAGCAGAAGTTGATATTGTGCAGATCGCTGTGAAACTAGCTGAAAAGATATTAGGTGATGTGCTCAATGAGTCAACGGATCGGTGGCAAGCATTCTTGCAGACGGTTATCAAAGAAACCAAAGAGTACGACACAATCAAATTGACCGTTGCTCCTGATGATTATGGACAAACAGTGGCCATCAAAGACGCATTAACCGAAGTGACACAAGGAGGCCGCGTTCTGGTGTACCCTGATGATCAGTTAGTCAAAGGTCAGTGTGAACTGGAAACAGCGTTTGGAAAAATTTCTGCTGGTTTAGATACACAATTAAGTAATTTAAAAACTCAATTACTAACTTTAATGGAGTCATCCTATGAAAACAGCGATTGA
- the fliG gene encoding flagellar motor switch protein FliG, whose amino-acid sequence MRADMNSKQKAAILMIALGSDVAASVYQYLSDEEVEQLTLEMANVRKIDKDAKQEVMNQFYQLALGQEYITQGGIGYAKEVLEKALGSESASEVINRLTSTLQVKPFDFMRKMDANQILNFIQHEHPQTIALVLSYLNSEQSGQILSALPQDVQGDIARRIAVMDRTSPEIVNEVERILEQKLSSTMTQDYTQAGGLGAVVEVLNGVDRSTEKTILESLSVQDPELAEDIKKRMFVFEDLVALDDRAIQRVIRDVDNEDLMLALKSASDDVKGVIYKNMSERMAATLKEETEFMGPVRLRDVEEAQTRIVSIIRRLEETGEIVIARGGSDDIVV is encoded by the coding sequence ATGCGAGCAGATATGAACAGTAAACAAAAGGCAGCCATTTTGATGATTGCTCTCGGCTCTGACGTCGCTGCTAGTGTGTACCAATATCTATCCGATGAAGAAGTTGAACAACTGACATTAGAAATGGCCAATGTCAGAAAGATAGATAAAGATGCCAAGCAGGAAGTGATGAATCAATTTTATCAGCTGGCTCTTGGTCAGGAATATATCACACAAGGTGGCATTGGTTATGCCAAAGAAGTACTTGAAAAGGCTTTGGGAAGTGAAAGTGCTTCTGAGGTAATTAACCGGTTAACCTCAACATTGCAAGTTAAACCTTTCGACTTTATGCGGAAAATGGATGCCAATCAGATTTTGAATTTTATTCAACATGAACACCCGCAAACGATCGCCCTTGTGCTTTCCTATCTTAATAGTGAGCAATCGGGACAAATCTTGTCGGCCTTACCTCAAGATGTTCAAGGAGATATTGCTAGACGGATTGCTGTCATGGATCGGACATCCCCCGAAATTGTGAATGAAGTTGAACGGATTTTAGAACAAAAGCTGTCCTCAACAATGACGCAAGATTACACTCAAGCCGGTGGACTTGGTGCAGTTGTAGAAGTGTTGAACGGTGTAGATCGTTCGACGGAAAAAACGATTTTGGAATCCTTATCCGTCCAAGATCCAGAGCTAGCGGAAGACATCAAAAAACGTATGTTTGTCTTTGAAGACCTTGTTGCCCTGGATGACCGGGCGATTCAGCGAGTCATCCGCGATGTTGACAATGAGGATCTTATGTTGGCTCTTAAGTCGGCCAGCGATGATGTTAAAGGCGTTATCTATAAAAATATGTCAGAGCGGATGGCGGCCACTTTAAAAGAAGAGACAGAATTTATGGGACCTGTTCGTTTGCGTGATGTAGAAGAGGCGCAGACACGGATTGTTTCCATCATTCGTCGCTTGGAAGAAACAGGAGAAATCGTCATTGCCAGGGGTGGAAGTGATGACATTGTCGTCTAA
- the fliF gene encoding flagellar basal-body MS-ring/collar protein FliF — protein sequence MKERLIKVWSSIKKFWEGMTKKKRISIVAAISAFILILFIVIAVSSYTTFVPLYKELSPSEAGQIKENLQSKGISYKVTDGGTTIKVPESNVNDLKVDLAAEGIPKSGSIDYSFFGENAGFGMTDKQFDVTERAAVQNELSSLVSNIDGVQSADVMINLPKKSVWVSDEKQKAASASIVLNLEGGTQLDQAKVNGLFRLVSKSVPNLPEDNIVIMDQFFNYYDKKKQQSTSTFSTYQQNQEVKQGIEQNIRRRVQQMLGTMMGRDKVLVNVSTDIDFTKEKQTQELVEPVDKEAMKGLQVSAESVTETYTGTGAAGQVTGEESNIPSNQSATTEDDDGSYKHVEKRINNEFNRIHKDITKSPYELKDMAIQVMVEPPESDNPGSLPQKNVQDIQKILGTIIRTNLNEDGGANLTDQEIADKSVVSVGELNGKTEQPEPENNGGTPIWLYIASAALVAIILVLLFLLFRRRRQTFEKEDTVVKDESDWQEQEDQSPEISREDHKQRDQLAAIAENHPDDFAKLLRTWLNEE from the coding sequence ATGAAAGAACGATTGATAAAGGTTTGGTCATCCATAAAAAAGTTTTGGGAAGGTATGACAAAGAAGAAACGGATCAGTATTGTTGCAGCAATTTCAGCTTTCATTCTTATTTTGTTCATTGTCATTGCCGTGAGCAGCTATACGACATTTGTTCCTTTATATAAAGAGTTATCACCTTCCGAAGCCGGCCAAATTAAAGAAAATTTACAGAGCAAAGGCATCTCTTATAAAGTGACTGACGGTGGAACAACGATTAAGGTTCCCGAGTCTAACGTCAATGATTTAAAAGTCGATTTAGCCGCAGAAGGCATTCCAAAAAGCGGTTCTATCGATTACTCGTTCTTTGGGGAAAATGCCGGGTTCGGCATGACGGATAAGCAATTTGATGTCACGGAACGTGCGGCGGTGCAAAACGAGCTGTCCTCGCTGGTATCAAATATTGACGGTGTTCAGTCCGCCGATGTCATGATTAATTTACCTAAAAAAAGTGTTTGGGTTAGTGATGAAAAACAGAAAGCCGCTTCAGCTTCCATCGTTTTAAATTTGGAAGGGGGCACACAACTGGATCAAGCAAAGGTTAACGGCTTGTTTCGTCTTGTATCCAAGAGTGTTCCTAACCTTCCTGAAGATAATATCGTCATAATGGACCAGTTTTTTAACTACTATGACAAGAAAAAGCAGCAATCAACAAGTACATTCTCAACTTATCAACAAAATCAAGAAGTCAAACAAGGCATCGAGCAAAATATCCGCCGTCGTGTCCAACAAATGTTAGGGACGATGATGGGGCGTGATAAGGTGCTGGTTAATGTATCAACAGACATCGACTTTACTAAAGAAAAACAAACGCAAGAATTAGTCGAGCCAGTTGACAAAGAAGCGATGAAGGGTCTTCAAGTATCAGCCGAAAGTGTAACTGAGACTTATACAGGCACCGGTGCAGCTGGTCAAGTTACAGGAGAGGAAAGTAATATCCCATCGAACCAGTCGGCAACAACCGAAGACGATGATGGGTCTTATAAGCACGTTGAAAAACGTATTAATAATGAATTTAACAGAATCCATAAGGATATTACCAAAAGTCCCTATGAGCTGAAAGATATGGCCATCCAAGTCATGGTGGAACCGCCTGAATCTGATAATCCGGGTTCGCTGCCACAAAAAAACGTCCAAGACATTCAAAAAATCCTTGGTACAATTATTCGAACTAATCTTAACGAAGATGGCGGTGCAAACCTAACGGATCAAGAAATTGCAGATAAATCAGTTGTGAGCGTTGGGGAGCTCAATGGCAAAACAGAGCAACCTGAACCGGAGAATAATGGCGGGACGCCGATCTGGCTATATATTGCCAGTGCTGCTTTAGTCGCTATTATTTTGGTTTTGCTGTTCCTTTTGTTTAGAAGACGCCGGCAAACTTTTGAAAAAGAAGATACCGTAGTCAAGGATGAAAGTGACTGGCAAGAACAGGAGGACCAATCACCTGAAATTAGTCGGGAAGATCATAAGCAGCGAGATCAATTAGCGGCCATTGCCGAAAACCATCCCGATGATTTCGCTAAACTTCTAAGAACCTGGTTGAATGAGGAATAG
- the fliE gene encoding flagellar hook-basal body complex protein FliE — translation MSEFVNLANVQSNVRPGQQNHPSAAQAGKAFGHQLQQAIQNVNQSQNSAEQAITDLAQGQADNLHNVMIKMQKSEVMLQTTVNVRNKAVNAYREIMRMQI, via the coding sequence ATGAGTGAATTCGTCAATCTAGCGAACGTTCAGTCCAATGTTCGTCCAGGACAGCAAAATCATCCATCAGCGGCTCAGGCTGGAAAAGCTTTTGGGCATCAGTTGCAGCAGGCGATTCAAAACGTGAATCAGTCACAGAATAGCGCTGAACAAGCGATTACTGATTTGGCTCAAGGTCAAGCTGATAACTTACATAATGTCATGATTAAGATGCAAAAATCGGAAGTTATGTTGCAAACGACAGTTAATGTTAGAAATAAAGCAGTGAATGCTTATCGTGAGATTATGAGAATGCAAATCTAG
- the flgC gene encoding flagellar basal body rod protein FlgC → MGVFTGVNISGSALTTQRLRMDVTSANMANANTTRAEKIDGEWQPYRRKMVTTSPIKMSFSEHLNDAKHSTSSGGVQVNGVVQDETPFKMVYQPDHPDANDDGYVQMPNVDPLKEMVDLVSASRSYEANVTVLNANKNQLINALKIGK, encoded by the coding sequence TTGGGGGTTTTTACCGGCGTTAACATATCAGGATCGGCATTAACGACGCAACGTCTTCGTATGGATGTCACTTCCGCTAATATGGCGAATGCTAATACAACAAGAGCAGAAAAAATCGATGGCGAGTGGCAGCCCTATCGTCGCAAAATGGTAACAACTTCGCCGATTAAAATGAGTTTTTCCGAACACTTGAATGATGCTAAGCACTCGACCTCATCAGGGGGAGTTCAAGTCAATGGTGTTGTCCAAGACGAAACGCCTTTTAAAATGGTTTACCAACCGGATCACCCTGATGCAAATGATGACGGTTATGTACAAATGCCTAATGTTGATCCGTTAAAAGAAATGGTTGACTTAGTCAGTGCGTCTCGATCTTATGAGGCTAATGTGACGGTATTGAATGCTAATAAGAATCAGTTAATCAATGCACTGAAAATCGGCAAATGA
- the flgB gene encoding flagellar basal body rod protein FlgB has translation MGLFQGTTVPLLSKSLNQTALKQQVISQNIANVDTPNYKAKHVEFRDALKAGIQAHRTQTEHVPFDGTGNSRVVNNQQTTIQNNGNNVDVDREMTRLAKSQTEYQAFVNAMNHDFRTLKAVVKGVQ, from the coding sequence ATGGGATTATTTCAAGGAACAACGGTCCCGCTGTTGTCGAAGTCACTCAATCAAACAGCTTTAAAGCAGCAAGTCATTTCCCAAAATATCGCGAATGTGGATACACCAAATTACAAAGCCAAACATGTTGAATTTCGAGATGCTTTGAAAGCAGGAATTCAAGCCCATCGTACGCAAACGGAACATGTTCCGTTTGATGGTACAGGCAATAGCCGAGTGGTTAACAATCAGCAGACGACTATTCAAAATAATGGCAATAACGTGGACGTGGATCGCGAAATGACGCGGTTAGCTAAAAGTCAGACGGAATATCAAGCATTTGTTAATGCTATGAATCACGACTTTCGAACCCTTAAAGCTGTTGTGAAGGGAGTGCAATAA
- the codY gene encoding GTP-sensing pleiotropic transcriptional regulator CodY, with translation MNLLEKTRKINNMLQNASTPVNFNQMAETLRDVIEANIFVLSRRGKLIGMALNLEIENDRMKEMFQQRQFPEEYTQNLFKITETSANIDINDPLTAFPEENRELFENGLTTIVPIVGNQERLGTLVLSRLQESFADDDLLLAEYGSTVVGMEILREKTEEVEEEARDKAIVQMAISSLSYSELEAIEHIFNELDGKEGLLVASKIADRVGITRSVIVNALRKLESAGVIESRSLGMKGTYIKVLNDKFLYELEKIQGD, from the coding sequence ATGAATCTACTTGAAAAAACGCGTAAAATTAACAATATGTTACAAAACGCGTCGACACCGGTTAATTTTAATCAAATGGCAGAGACGTTGCGTGATGTTATTGAAGCCAACATCTTTGTTCTTTCCCGCCGTGGAAAATTAATTGGCATGGCTTTGAACCTTGAAATCGAGAATGACCGGATGAAAGAAATGTTCCAACAGCGTCAATTTCCGGAAGAATATACGCAAAATTTATTTAAGATCACCGAAACGTCCGCGAATATTGATATTAACGATCCATTAACGGCTTTCCCTGAAGAAAACCGGGAATTGTTCGAAAATGGTTTGACTACCATTGTTCCGATTGTTGGTAATCAAGAACGTTTGGGTACATTGGTTTTATCTCGTCTACAAGAATCTTTTGCTGATGATGACTTGCTTCTTGCCGAATACGGTTCCACTGTTGTCGGTATGGAAATTCTACGGGAAAAAACCGAAGAAGTCGAAGAAGAGGCTAGAGACAAAGCCATTGTACAAATGGCGATCAGTTCATTGTCATATAGTGAACTTGAAGCCATTGAGCATATATTCAATGAGCTGGATGGTAAAGAAGGTTTATTAGTCGCCAGTAAAATTGCTGATCGTGTCGGTATTACTCGTTCAGTTATCGTTAACGCTCTGCGGAAACTTGAAAGTGCCGGCGTCATTGAATCCCGGTCTTTAGGTATGAAAGGAACATACATTAAAGTTCTTAATGACAAATTCCTCTATGAACTAGAAAAAATCCAAGGTGATTAA
- the hslU gene encoding ATP-dependent protease ATPase subunit HslU: protein MTNALTPKQIVERLDQYIIGQKKAKKSVAIALRNRYRRMLLDEKIRDEIVPKNILMIGPTGVGKTEIARRLAKLVGAPFVKLEATKFTEVGYVGRDVESMIRDLVETSIRMVKEEKMAEVEDKATELANERLVDILVPSKKKETGNKNPFEMFFGSQNQESDNTDDEDEDTSKKEKRDQTRRLLELGELEEQMVTIEVEEQQQQGMFDLFQGAGMEQLGMNMQDMLGNMMPKKKKKRKLTVSDARDVLKQDEAQKLIDMDEVNQEAVTRAEESGIIFIDEIDKVTANSSSQSGDVSREGVQRDILPIVEGSTITTKYGTVKTDHILFISAGAFHTAKPSDLIPELQGRFPIRVELASLSVDDFMNILVEPNNALQKQYKALLETEGINVEFSDDAIRRIAEIAYEVNQDTDNIGARRLHTILEKLLEDLSFEAPDVTLEKITITPEYVEDKLSSIAENRDLSQYIL, encoded by the coding sequence ATGACGAACGCGTTAACCCCTAAACAAATTGTCGAGCGTTTGGATCAGTATATCATTGGGCAAAAGAAAGCAAAAAAATCGGTAGCCATTGCCTTGCGCAATCGATATCGGCGGATGCTTTTGGATGAGAAGATTCGAGATGAAATTGTACCAAAAAATATTTTGATGATTGGACCGACCGGAGTGGGCAAAACAGAAATTGCTCGTCGGCTTGCAAAGCTTGTTGGTGCACCATTCGTTAAATTGGAAGCGACAAAGTTTACCGAGGTCGGTTATGTAGGGCGGGACGTCGAGTCCATGATTCGTGATTTAGTTGAGACATCGATTCGTATGGTTAAAGAGGAGAAAATGGCGGAAGTTGAAGACAAAGCTACTGAGTTGGCTAATGAACGCCTGGTTGATATCTTGGTTCCGTCGAAGAAAAAAGAGACAGGTAACAAGAATCCTTTTGAAATGTTCTTCGGTTCACAAAATCAAGAATCGGACAATACTGACGATGAAGATGAAGACACAAGTAAGAAAGAAAAGCGGGACCAAACACGCCGCCTGTTAGAACTAGGTGAACTTGAAGAGCAAATGGTAACGATCGAAGTTGAGGAGCAGCAACAACAAGGCATGTTTGATTTGTTTCAGGGTGCGGGTATGGAACAATTAGGTATGAACATGCAGGATATGCTTGGCAACATGATGCCGAAGAAAAAGAAAAAGCGAAAGCTCACGGTAAGTGATGCCCGGGACGTATTAAAGCAAGATGAAGCTCAAAAACTGATTGATATGGATGAGGTCAACCAAGAAGCTGTGACACGGGCTGAAGAATCGGGCATCATTTTTATTGATGAAATCGATAAGGTAACTGCGAATAGCAGCAGTCAATCTGGAGATGTGTCGCGCGAAGGTGTGCAAAGAGATATCCTGCCGATTGTCGAAGGTTCGACGATTACGACTAAATATGGCACTGTTAAAACGGATCATATTTTGTTCATCTCTGCCGGTGCTTTTCATACAGCCAAGCCTTCTGATTTGATTCCTGAGCTTCAAGGACGGTTCCCGATCCGGGTGGAGCTTGCAAGTCTTTCGGTCGACGACTTTATGAACATTTTAGTCGAACCTAACAATGCTTTGCAAAAGCAATATAAAGCATTATTGGAAACAGAAGGTATTAATGTTGAATTTTCTGACGATGCTATTCGTAGGATCGCTGAAATCGCGTATGAAGTGAATCAGGATACAGACAACATTGGTGCTAGACGGCTTCATACGATATTAGAAAAACTTTTAGAGGATTTATCGTTTGAAGCACCGGATGTCACGCTTGAGAAAATCACCATCACACCTGAGTATGTTGAAGATAAACTGTCTTCAATTGCCGAAAATCGCGATTTAAGCCAATACATTCTATAA